Part of the Vigna unguiculata cultivar IT97K-499-35 chromosome 3, ASM411807v1, whole genome shotgun sequence genome, tattttctattaacaactttaaaacaatttaaaataaaattaaatgtaaaatataaatttaaataaacttaatcttcttaaaaatatttattagaaatttcaattttgacagaaatatttgtgcaccatttatataaaaattaaatttgttttcaaattggaaagggacaaaattgttctatttttacaaaaattaggactaaattgaaaaaaaatacagggaccaaattgagaatgagaaaatgtcACCTGATATAATAGTAACACGTGATACTCTTACTATCACGTGACATGATGGAAGGACACgtgacaaaattttaatttaaaaaattaaaaaaaaaaatccaggaATTAACACGTGACACCCTATTTAATGTTGTTACTGCACTGCTAACAGAAATGATTTTAGTGcatcaaatttatcaaaatatagaccaaattgagaataataaaaatagagaaaccaaatcaatattttactgcaaaaataggaaccaaaggcataatttaatccatttattatattatacatgATAAGaaagatattattatattttaaaaaaatgtcaaaatttttaggtgattaaaatttgattagtaaagaaatatattgcaattaattaatgtttaaccTGAAAGTTTGCTTTTCACTGGGTAACAAAAATGCTGTGTAAAATTTGTAGAGAATGAACTCTCCATTAATAATTTTCGATTAATAGATTGATATAAAAGTTTAAGGATTTCATTACAAATGTTAAGGGAGATATGTATATAAGACCAAAatccgaaaaaaaaaattaaaaacttaaaataactaCATCAAACGTCAAAAAATGTtaagtaaaagaagaaaaatgtgattttcttttcttacatggcattctttgtttttttagaCTTAATTAGTTGGATGATACTCATTTTAATTTGGATGTTTCAACGACATGCCAATGCCAATGCCCTTAACGAATGCCAATACTGTTAACGACATATCACATGTTagtctctgtttttttttttagttttgttaaaaaaaaattgtcacatgtGTCAGGTTCCTGGGATGTCATGTGACATTGTTAGTGTCACATGCTAAGGTACCGTCATGTATCATTGTCACTACCAAAGAttattgtcttgatttcaatttagtgtctaaatatgtttatttgtttcaatttagtcttcatacatgtctatttgtttcaatttagtccttacaTATAtccttttgatttaatttagtctcattttttttttcaaaatagagaaatattgtctctctcttaatatgaaatttattatttatataaatgttatattgatatttattattaaaaatgacttacaaaattaagtattgatatttatattaaaattcacttgTAGAAGTCATGATAATAAAACATGGgttaacaattaagaaaaatataatatgttataatgtcattttcaaaatagagcAATGTTGtctctttttaaatttaaaatttgagaccaaacttattatttatataaatgtcatacccatattttttttcttcaaaatagtGTAATATTGTCTCTTTCTTAAATTTGAGACCAAACTTATTacttatataaatgttatactcaTAAGAGAGAtgatatttctctattttgaaaaaataaattgggaCTAAATCGAATCAAATAGACATATgtggagactaaattgaaacaaatagacatatatgagaactaaattgaaatcaagacaatgataTTTGGTAGTGGCACTAACACATGTCACTATCTTGCCACTATCTTGTCATGTGACACTGATATTGCCATGTGTCATACCAGGAACTTGACACGTAgcgaaaaaaaatcaaaaaactttaaaaaattaaaaaaagtaaaggctgacacgtgacacgttgTTAactgtgttaataattttttttttctgaaaaagacCTAATTGAAGTACTTTTTCAAATGTtgagatgcaattgacactATTTTTAAAAGCGAGGACCAAACTAAAATATCCAAATGAGAATAGGTACGTATGACTAATTAAGCCTTTCTTTTACTAGATAGCACAATTATCTCTCTATTTACCAGCATATAACAACTTTTTATGTTAGAATTCGATCTCCGGAATTTTGacctccatttttgttttgaaaatcgGTTAGAATTTGGTATTTGGTTTCTGGAAATCCAAATCTTTAGTtgggttttttaatttttttatgttttatgattttataaaataatatatatatatatatatatatatataaatgaaataatggTTACATTTGggattatatttaagttttttttaaatgtattttaatttagttaattaGTTGCCTTGattagttacaaaaataaaattaatttaaaaagatgaaTGTATAATATAAAGATTTGAACAATTTCCTTTTAGAAAATTGAGGTAATAATAATGAGGAaagtaaaaaacatttcaataaaagttattagtaatgatttagaaaaagataaataagatAAGAGCTATTTTAGTagaatttagaaattattttaattttgaatatttaacttataaagaaaaatgaagaattgTTTAGTATATACAGtgtttactataatataaatgtatattttaaaaataaatctttgtttgttgaaataagtaaaatatgatttagttataattttgtttgtaagaagacttaacaaatttttgtgtttttatctATCTCTGGAGTCGTGATGCAAAGAGTTGTATTCTTTTAGCATTATggtagtttataaaaaaaacacctctttttctttttcttaatgaaGTCAATGTGAGTTTAATAAATTGGTGACTCACTTGACAAATCTCTCTCTCATTAAATACTTGCACtacaaaaagatgaaataaatatgGCATTTATAAAAAACTGTCATAATTTGTTTCATAATACAACAGTTttataacttttgtattttgaatGCAAAATATGGCACTTACACATGCCATTGTATTCTATTATACATTTCTCTTCGCGACCATCTTTTTCCGTGGCGCTATCTTTCCCTCtagaatattgttttttattctcctttcatctaattattttttttattaaatgataaaaattgaattttaatatactgTCTAGAAGAGACCAAACAAAATCCTACAAAATCCTCTCACTCAACCTCGCCCACGCTCTGGATGCCAACACCTCAACGTTTCCATTGAAGCTAACACCTAGTCGTTTCCACGATACCTCACCTTTTCTACAATGTGTCGCCGCCAGAGATCTCAACGTTTCCACATGATTTTGTCGTGACTTCCTTCGCACTCCGATTGTGACCCAACAACGTCTCCACATTTCCAAATCTCCACCTTTCCACAAGACCTCACCATCAACCAAGACCACCGCACCGTTGTGGCTGTCGACTTCCTCGCCAAAGGTTGCAGAATTCGTTGGTACAAGTGGACTTCCTCACGACTTCCTTCGCCACAAATTGGGGACCAACAACGCATGCTTTGTCGAACAACTTCGATGACTCTGACAACTCCGACACAATGTCGAATAGGGTTTTCGCTTTCGCTTTAGTCGCGAGCCATTTCTCTTGCGTATTCACCGCACTTCGCATTCCTCCCCTACCCAAACCCTCAACGAACCAAGCACACCAGTAGTTGCCACGAGCATTCGCTCTGCATCCCTTCATTTTCAGCAAAGCCATTATTGGCACAAACAAGGTCCTTCCACCTCTTTCCCTCTGTTACGATTTCCTTTTTTATTGGTTTACACTTTAACTATTGAATAATCTGCGATTCATATTCTTTGCTTTGATTATTGAGTTAATTGTGGATGAATGTAATATTAAGTGTGCTCtgttgcttttgattgagattgAAGATATCAATGCATTGGGAGTCTAATTTCACTGTTCTGTTGTAATATTGCGTGAGTGTTTGATTTAATGAATGTGTTTTTAGTTAATTTGGGGTTTTAATTGGAAGTTGGAACTACCGGGTCCCGTGCTTCAACGCTCTGTTCATATGTTGTTGTACTACTCTCACTGCTACCTCAACAAAGACTCCAACTCCAACCTCAGCAAAGTAAGAATGATCattggaatttaaaaaaaaatggcgTGAAGTAGAAGTTTGTGTCATTTATTGatgcttaatttttttaacaggAAAGGAGTAATGTTGAGGGTTTATCCCACAAGCTCAATTTTCCTTGGAAACTATTTTGGAGCCATCAAGAATTGGGTTGCCCTTCAGATTTACAATTCTCAacctctttctttttcttattccagaattttgttttgaattggCTTGCCATTCATGACATTTGCAATTGTGAAGGCAagtcttttttgttttcctaGTAGCTCTTATGGGTCAAATATAAATGGCATTTAATAAGTATATTCTAGATTGGGTAATGGTTGAGTTCACTTATTATTGGTAGAGatataataataagtttatgtttgattATAGAATTCATGAACTCTGAAATCTAAATTGGATGGTggaattatttctttaaaaagtGTAATGAGAATAAAGTACACGTAGCATATTTGGTAATTCTTGATTCCATTGTTTGTACCGATATATTTTTAGGGTGGAGGCCACACAACTCCAGAGTACAAACCTGAAGAATGCCTTGCCATGTACAATAGACAACTATCTAAGAGGCCTTTGTAGGAACAACCAAAGAATAAGGTCATTTCTTATATTGTTTAGAGAGTTACTTTTCAACCAATGGGATTAAATATTGCTAATAGTGGTGACCATGACACTCCAATCGTATGACATCTACAACTGTGAAGGTAAgtcttttttgttcttcttatAATTGGTGGGAAGggtctttttatataattttttgttggaGTTGTTGTTGTATCCAGGTTTTAACAAAATTCCTCGTTGATTCCCTGTACTTGTTGGCCTTCAAATCTTGTCCAAGTGTTTTTATTTaggtattttattattcttttgctgtgatttatgcatttttgtctttttatggatatatgaatgaatgaaaaagatataTGGGTATTAGCTAttgctttgttattttgatAGTTTTGATTTTCAATTCAACACTATTATACTTGCCTTTGAACTGTTATAAAGGAAATTAAGCACTTACTTTTGAAGGGAATAAGAACTTATGCGAGTGACGACTTAAGACAGCCAAGTAAGCATGGGTTGGAGCAAGCATTTCATAAAGACAGTGAAGCTCCATAGCCAAATGACGTAAGATAAAGCAAGGAGACAAGACTAGTTAGGAACATAGATATAGAAATTTAGGAAAATGTGTTATAATAAgatcttatttttgtttggttttcaaCATGTAAACCTTTGGATGATGTtggaaaatattaattatgaatgaaatatttgtgataaaaaatttatctattgtgatatatatatatatatatatatatttctttttttcctttttatgattttacgaaaaataggttaaataaattatgaggatataaaatggttaaaataattttacattcaaattaCGGCAATTCGAAACGTTGTATTACATTTCAGTACAAAGCAAATAATGACGTTTGTAGGTGTCACTCTTTGCATTggaactattttaaataaataaattatgacaGTTTTTACTGCCATTATTTGCACAATGCATTAAATGGCGGGTGTTGCGGCAGTTCGCATAAGACTGCCATATTATATATTGTGGTGGCAGGATCTATGGCGGTATGCGGATCTGCCACACACGTAAAAAGTGGCGGTCGTAAGCACCGTCATATACAACAAATAAATGCCATATTTAATacgattttttgtagtgttaggGTCATAGTCAACCAAATTAACTTTCTCCTTATATATAACACCTTTTTcctacatataatatatttgtcaTTATATCTTAACCATTCTCGTTAATGTGAATTTTTTCTAATGATAATTGTTTCATCTCTAATGCATATCTAATGATATCAAATTTCAATATGTTTTACTTTGAATGAAAGGCAACGTTCTTGTTGAGATAGAATGCACTTTGATTATCATAatacaaaacatatttttcatgtgATAATCCTAATTCTTGTAAGAGTTTGTACATCCACAAAAGCTCTTCAAGAGCTTCCGTAATAGCAATATATTATGCATTTGTAGAAGATACACCAACACATTTTTTAGTTTGAATTGTCATGACACTATTCCCCCTACAATTGTTATGACACTACATTTGACATGACACTTTCTAGAATCACCATCACTAGCCTTGTATGCATATGTGTAACCATTCAAATACTAGTTCCAAAGCATAAACAAACTCTAGAAGTACCTTTGAGATACCTAAGTATCTACTTTACAACATGGCAATACTCTTTTCTAGGATTAGCAAGGAAACaactaacaaaattaacaaCATGAGCAATGTCCTGCCTTGTACACACCATAACATACATCAAACTATCAACTATAGATGAATATGAAATATTctatagttttttgttttttctttctctcttataAGACTACTTTGTACTTAACTTGAAGTGACCTACAAGTAGAGTACTAACACAGTTAAAATTGTCCATATTAAATCTCTCTAcacctttttaatatatttttgatgaaATATCCACAATTTTCCATTCTTCCTATCACGAACAATTCTCATGTCAAGGATTTGTTTTACAGAACCCAAATCCTTTATTGTAATGGACTTCCTCAACTCCCTTTTAAGACTTTGAATGTTAGTAGTGTCATGACCAATAATCAATATGTAAAAGATGTAGAGTAAAAGAGTAATACATTTTCACTACAAAATTTCTTCACAAAAATACAATCATCACAATAAGTTTTGTCATACTTGTGATCAGGAAGGAAGGAAGTGCCTTGGCTGTGAAGCTCAATAGGACATGATGTTGCTGATTAAGTGTATCTaaaatgtttttgatgatgttcataatagcatgacaatggttaacatgacatTTGTGTGATAatctaaaaatgttaatatgttgtcccgatagtcgactagccaactaatgtagtcgactaggttCGTGCCTAATAGCAGCTGTTATATAAAAACAGTTTCTGCACTTTCTGAACCTGAATCTGTTCAAccaaaaaaaggaaagaaagagaagtgtGAAACAGTTTCTTGGAGATATCTTGGAAGGTCCTCTTGAAGAATTCTATCAAGACACATTCAATTTTGACTtggcaagaagaagaaatttcagTCTTGGAAAATGTGTACTCAATCCATTTTGTAggtttttttcttatgttttgatacaatttgaaactgtttgtttttgttgttttctgtctaaagcaagtgtgtgtgatagcctTGCTGTTGTGTGGTTGAGCAAGTGTATGGAAGCCTTGCGTGTGTGTGTTCctttatcttagaatttagatttatcaagtgtatttgtaaatcttgaaattcttgtgatatagTGAAATCTCTAGCTATGGTTTGCTAGATgaaactggatgtagattcttagGAATCGAACAAGTATAAAAACTTTGTGTGCTTTATCTCTTCCTCTCCATATTTTGTCATAGTATAAATGCTCCAAACATTAAGCATCAAACCAcactatttcaattgattcaacaagcaaagggtttatcaaaacaatttcaaaagtgctAAAATTGGTGCATCAATTCTAACAAGTGGCACCAGAGCTGGTTAGTCAAATCCATAGTCGACTAGATCCTGACAGATGGCGAATATTTTACCGACTTTTTCTGAAAGGGCTTCAATAAATAGACAACCCTTATTTTCTGGAGATAACTATCCCTTCTGGAAAACCAGAATGAAGATCTTTTTAGAATCAGTTGATAAAGGTGTGTGGGATGCTATTGTTAATGGTCCATTTATACCTACAAAAATTGAGGAAGGAAAAACTATACCTAAAGATTTCTTATCTTGGACTCCTGATGAAAATAAACGTGCTCATTATGATGTGAGAGCCAAGAATATAATCTCATCTGCACTAACATTGGATGAATTCTACAGGGTATCAATTTGTCAATCcgccaaagaaatgtgggatgtgtTAGAGGTAACTCATGAAGGCACGGATGAAGTCAAGAGAACTAGAAAGAACACATTAATCCAGAAGTATGAAATGTTTAGGATGAAGACTAAAGAGACAATCTATGATGTGCAAAAAAGGTTCACTCATATTGTGAATCATCTCATAGCCTTAGGAAAGGTCTTTGAAAAGGAAGAACTGAATATCAAAATACTGAAAAGTCTGAATAGAGCATGGCAGCCTAAGGTCACTGCAATTTCTGAATCAAGAGATCTCACCACAATGAGTATGGCAACCCTCTTTGGAAAACTAAGAGAACATGAATTGGAACTTGGACGTCtaaaagaggaagaggaaggagAGAAAAGGCAAAGCATTGCATTAAAAGCTGCTGCAAAAACTGAAAGCAGAAGCAAAGCCAGCAAAGATAAACAAACAGCAGATCAGGAGGATGAAAATTCTAATTCTGAGACACTAAAACTGATTGTAAAACGTTTCTCAAGATTTTTgaagtacaaaaataaatctaatgcAAAATTTGCAACTGCAGGAAATAGAAGATTCCCTTCCAAGAGGCAAGAGTCATCACCTAGCACTCCAACATGTTATGAGTGTGGCAAATCTTGTCATATCAAACCTGATTGTCCAATTCTAAAGATCAAAAAGAAATTGGAGGAAAAGAGTGAGGCCACAAGCAAGTCCAAGAGAGTGAAGAAAGCATATATtgcttgggaggacaatgacTCCAGCACCTCTAGTGATTTAAGTGAAAGCcatgaagaagaaacaaatttgTGTTTGATGGCTGATACAAAATCCTTTGCCAGCAGTGTAAGTAATCTTGAATCTACTGATAAAAGCTATGAAAATAGGTTCTATCAACTTCTTGATGTATATAATGAGTTGCATGAAGAGGCTAGAAAGTTGCAATACtctaataacaaacataaaggTGAAAATAGGTGGCTTGAAAATAGATTAAAACAGcttgaaacaaaaaatgaagAGTTGAAAACTGAgcttgaaaatattaaaaagcaTAAAAGTGATAATTGCAAAAAGAGTGTGCTTAATTGTGAAAATTGTTCCAAACAATTAGAGAGAATCAAATATCTAATGAGTACATTAACTAGATTCACTCTAGGAAGAAATTATCTAGATGCTATGCTAGGTTCCCAAAGAAGTGTACTGAACAGAGAAGGCATAGGATATGCAGAACACGAAAATCAACTTAATAGTCGACTACAGTCAAGGAAATTCATTAACATGAGTAAACCATCTTCTATTGTATGCTTTTACTGTTGCAAACCTGGTCATACATCAAGTAAATGCTACTTTAAGAATCATGGTGTTCCTGAAGGTAAATATAAATGGATAGCCAAGAGTTCAAATGTTTTGTCTAACATGAAAGGGCCCCAATTCAATTGGGTACCTACATCATCTCTTTAAACTGTTTTGCAGGGTTTATGAAAAGCCTAATAATCAATGTGGTATTATTTTTTGGGCTGCACAAGTAAAGAAAAGTTTCAATCATTCCATGCGTGAGTAAAACAActtttaacactttttaatGATGTTTCTTAGgacataaaaattaatctttttgcATCAAAAGTGTTTCCTACAAATACAAATTGTGTTGTTGCATCTATGTTGTTATTCTTCAACATTTTAATGAATTAGGCATACTTGATTTCACATTTACAGCATAAAAATCTGCATTAGATTTTACCATTCTGCAGCAAATAAAGGTGACTATCTAGTTAACTATCGTTTTCATACTGCACCAGATTTGTCACCACTacaccaatttttttgtttctgcATTACATAGTCGACTCATTAGTTAACTATTTTTTCATATTGCATCAGGTTTTCTCATTCTGCATAAAATAGTCAACTTGCTAGTTAACTAGCCACGTACTTTTCTGTGTTCGTGTGTCCAGATTCGCACATATTCGACTAGATTAATAACCTAGTTAACTATGTCTACAACAAACTTGGTTTGGTAAAGTTTTTGAGATAACTTTCAAATTAATTCCAAAAGTCATAAACAACACTACCAAATCCCTAAATAAGATcagaaccctaaatccccaTTCTCTAATTGTTTTCAAAACTCCCAATCTCTTTAAAACCCTAATCTTGAGAAGTTGTAGTAAGTTACCTATATTCCATTTTCATTGTGCTATTTgaattgtgttgttgttgttcttccttcCCGCAACCTTCATATGCGtttgaggaagaagaaaagaaatttgTCGCTACCATTGTTGATGATGAGGAAGGATCTCCACAAGTTGAAATGTTCGATTAATGAGATTGTGATCTTTCTATCTTTctccttttgtttttattttggctTAAATTGGTGTTAACATGTACACTGCTTGATCTAGTTTCAGTAGCGTAAATAGGATATCTCTTTTGCCTATATGTTGTATGAGCTGAATGTTGCATACATATTTTGTATCATGTTTGTCCTTGCTATGCTGCATCTTGTCTGAACAAATATTTGTGGTAGTGATACTGAATATGTCTTATcctttgcatatttttttactgTCAGTCCCTTATTTTTCTAAATgttcaaaaagggggagaaatgtgtgtgtgttgtttggGTGTTTGTTCCTAGGGGGAGTAACCATGCatctagattttgggatcaAGATTGTTCTTTTGTGATTGATTGTACTTTGagctaaaatgataaaatttgttgtatttgGTTTGTCCATTAAGTCCATGTTGCTCTTTTCTTGTTACTTGATTTGACAATGTTGCTTGTACTTTGGTATTCCAATTTCTCCTATCCTCATCTGCTGCATTTtactctgataccatattataTAATGACATGCATTCCATAATTATGACATTCTATGATTTCATTGGCCTATTCATCATATAGGGGGTTTCAAGTTAGGGGGAGCAAAGGAAGCCCATGGTTTTGAATGCTTTTAGCTATATACTTCATTGAGATTGGCTATTTTctgcattgtttttttttatccctATTTTTTATCatgtccaaagggggagaaatgTTTGTTGTTCTATGCAAGTTTGTCCATCatcaaaaaagggggagattatTGCTGATTAAGTGTATCtgaaatgtttttgatgatgttcataatagcatgacaatggttaacatgacatgtgtgtgataatatgaaaatgttaatATGCTGCCCcgatagtcgactagccaactaatgtagtcgactaggttCGTGCCTGATAACAGCTGTTATATAAAAACAGTTTCTGCACTTTCTGAAGCTGAATCTGttcaaccaaaaaaaaaaaaagagaagtgTGGAGCAGGTTCTTGGAGCTATCTTGGAAGGTCCTCTTGAAGAATTCTATCAAGACACATTCAATTTTGACTtggcaagaagaagaaatttcagTCTTGGAAAAGGTGTACTCAATCCATTTTGTAGGCTTTGTTCTTGTGTTTTGATACAGTTTGAAactgtttgtttttgttgttttctgtctaaagcaagtgtgtgtgatagcctTGCTGTTGTGTGGTTGAGCAAGTGTGTGGAAGCCTTGCATGTGTGTTCctttatcttagaatttagatttatcaagtgtatttgtaaatcttgaaattcttgtgatatagtgaaatctctagctgtggtttgctagatgaaactggatgtagattcttagggatcgaaccaatataaaaactcTGTGTGCTTTATCTCTTCCTCTCCATATTTTGTCATAGTATGAATGCTCCAAACATTTAGCATCAAACCACACgatttcaattgattcaacaagcaaagggtttatcaaaacaatttcaaaagtgctAAAATTGGTGCATCAATTCTAACACATGATTGTTTAACCCTCTGTCAAAAAGACTTTTAATACAAGAATTCATATAAGTTTGTTACCAAGACTAACCATTAACTTTGATACCACTAATGAATCTTTCAAGGAGAATATCGAGGAGACACAATACCAATAAGACATGAATCCAACCCACATAAGGGACTGAGACCACCcccaacccaaaatcttaagataataaatttatgagtcTTCTTTCTTATATAATACTCAACTTTTTCATCTATATTCAATGTCAAGACTTAATCTCACTTGAATCTCTATCaatgaaaaaaatggaaaagagcAAGTGAATCAATAAATAGAATACAAAAGATATGAGATGTTATCTTGTTGACGAAAAAGATAagatacttaaataaataaaatcaaacattttttttaagaataggaattattttaaaaatatataaatttactaggtaattaaatttaattaaaaaaattaaaaaaagacaaTACATCTCCTGGTTAAGGGAAAAAGGAATTTTGTATGTCAACATCTGCATCTAAATATGTGATCATTGAATCTAGTGGAGAAAATTGTCTGTTATTTGgatttattgttaaaaaaagaaAGCGGTTATGGATGAAAGTGGGAACAATAAGAGCAAAagtaaaaaacttaaaagagaGACATTGCAAACTATAATATGCTTATAAATAGTTTGAAACTATTAAGTCAACAATGAATTTTACTTTGGGTTAGTTCATAAGTTCAAAATATAAACTTGATAGTGTTGactttaaaagttaaaatttcccttttattattttattattgtcctgtgaaataaatattttttctggAAGTTTACTTAATTCATGTAACAATCTAGGATTACAGAATATTTGTGTGGATTTCCTACCCAATTCCACTGATATTTGTTGTTTCCTAATTTTGTTCTTGTAATTGGTTTAGAATTGGTGGCAATAGATGAACGTAGAAAAAGTGTGATTAATATAGAACATGATGTTTACTAGACATAGCAAAATTGTCTATCCCTTTTGTCTGATTCAGGGGATGGGGTGTATAACAACCTTTCCAGTGGCTCGATTGGTTTCAAGATAAGAGAAAGCTTCAGCAAGCTGAGCAAAGGAGAATGGACCTTTGGGGTCTACAATGGCCTTCACCTTTCCACTTTCTAAGTAAGGGTTCAGTTTCCTAAGAACACTTCCATTCGAAGTAACCACAAATCTGAAACCAGGTGGGGTAACAGCACCCGTCAATGCCACCACACCACCATCTTCTTTCACAGCCTTCACTGCCCTCTCACATTGCCCTGCAAATCATCCTCCACCAATCAAAAACTTTTAACAATCACTTCCACACATTAGTGTGGGGAAAGTACAAACAATTTTCTCCATTTTCAACACAAA contains:
- the LOC114175437 gene encoding uncharacterized protein LOC114175437, translated to MANILPTFSERASINRQPLFSGDNYPFWKTRMKIFLESVDKGVWDAIVNGPFIPTKIEEGKTIPKDFLSWTPDENKRAHYDVRAKNIISSALTLDEFYRVSICQSAKEMWDVLEVTHEGTDEVKRTRKNTLIQKYEMFRMKTKETIYDVQKRFTHIVNHLIALGKVFEKEELNIKILKSLNRAWQPKVTAISESRDLTTMSMATLFGKLREHELELGRLKEEEEGEKRQSIALKAAAKTESRSKASKDKQTADQEDENSNSETLKLIVKRFSRFLKYKNKSNAKFATAGNRRFPSKRQESSPSTPTCYECGKSCHIKPDCPILKIKKKLEEKSEATSKSKRVKKAYIAWEDNDSSTSSDLSESHEEETNLCLMADTKSFASSVSNLESTDKSYENRFYQLLDVYNELHEEARKLQYSNNKHKGENRWLENRLKQLETKNEELKTELENIKKHKSDNCKKSVLNCENCSKQLERIKYLMSTLTRFTLGRNYLDAMLGSQRSVLNREGIGYAEHENQLNSRLQSRKFINMSKPSSIVCFYCCKPGHTSSKCYFKNHGVPEGKYKWIAKSSNVLSNMKGPQFNWVPTSSL